The genomic stretch TGGAGTTTCCATCTGTTACGATATGTGGTTTCCAGAAACCATCAGAACACTGGCAGTGATGGGTGCGGAGGTCATTCTTCACCCTACCTTGACAGGAACGATTGATCGCGGAATTGAGCGTTCTATAGCTCTGGCAATGGCAGCTGTAAATCAATGCTTCTTTTTTGATGTGAACGGTTTGGACACAGGTGGTAGTGGGCTATCCGTAGTGTGTGGCCCTGACGGAAGGTTTATTCACGAGTCAGGAGGTACAGAGGAAATATTCCCAATAGAGATAGATATGGAACGCGTAAAGCGTAGCCGTGAGTTAGGTGTTCTTCGTTTAGGACAGCCTCTCAAGAGCTTTCGTGACCACATTGGTGATTTTAATATTTACCAACCTGGAGCGGATCATTCTTATTTAAATTCATTGGGTCCACTTATTAAGCCTACTCGCATGGATAAGCTGGCAGAGCTAAAAATTATTGAAGACGGATACGATCATGAACAAGCCGCATCTCTAGTTGGATACAAGGGTGATGGGCAACTAAATCCAAAATAATATGGGATCAGTTACTTCAAGTAAAGGAAAGGCACCGGGCCGGTTGAAGGACTTTATAAGTTGGTTTGAAATACCAGCCGTCAATTTTCAAAATGCGGTTAATTTTTACAATCATATCTATGGAATAGAAATGGAAACTCATTTTTCCGTGGAGCATTCTATGGCCTGGTTTCCCGCAAATAGAGGTATTGGAGGGGCCATTGTGAGTGGTCCCGGCTCTACCCCAAGCGAAAAAGGTCCTTTGGTTTACTTAAATGGAGGAGCGGATCTTAATACGGTGCTCAACCGTGTAGAAGAAGCTGGCGGGCGCGTGGTTTTACCCAAAACTTTAATCAATGAAGAATCTGGCTATTTTGCTATCTTCATAGACTCTGAAGGGAATAAACTCGCGCTACACTCAAAAAACTAAGTTGTGACTAAAAAGAAGCAAATAAGTGCCCCATACTATAATATTGGTCAACTTCGTGTAGACTTTTGGACGGGGCTGAAAAATGAAACCACCGAATTGGCACGCTGCAACAACGGTTCAGCAAATCAAAAGAGCCATATAAAGGAGGTGAAAGAATATTTGCGGAAGTTGGAATCTGTAGAGTCGTTTTTTGCTTTTCCTGGTTTCCACCGAATGAAAAGCTTTTCACAGCAATTGGAGGACGGAAGATACGGAGAGTTAGCACGAAACGTGGCTGAAGATGTAAAGCAGCTGGTAAGTGATAGCTACAGAGGTAACCCCCGGTTTTTAGAAGAGGATTTGCTGAATGAGCAAACCCAGCATGCAACGGGTAATCAAGGTGTAAGTAAAACTTACTTTGAAGTACTCTTTGTAGAGGA from Owenweeksia hongkongensis DSM 17368 encodes the following:
- a CDS encoding carbon-nitrogen hydrolase family protein; the protein is MKPFAIAGIQMKVSAVASNVEMMKLKLDIAMNLYPWVNMVVFSELCAHGPLTHNAQEVPGEFEQEMRAMAKKHGIWLLPGSIFEKSEGKIFNTATVINPEGEVVTRYRKMFPFYPYEVGVTPGSEFCVFDVPDVGRFGVSICYDMWFPETIRTLAVMGAEVILHPTLTGTIDRGIERSIALAMAAVNQCFFFDVNGLDTGGSGLSVVCGPDGRFIHESGGTEEIFPIEIDMERVKRSRELGVLRLGQPLKSFRDHIGDFNIYQPGADHSYLNSLGPLIKPTRMDKLAELKIIEDGYDHEQAASLVGYKGDGQLNPK
- a CDS encoding VOC family protein, with the protein product MGSVTSSKGKAPGRLKDFISWFEIPAVNFQNAVNFYNHIYGIEMETHFSVEHSMAWFPANRGIGGAIVSGPGSTPSEKGPLVYLNGGADLNTVLNRVEEAGGRVVLPKTLINEESGYFAIFIDSEGNKLALHSKN